The window gtattgactgaccttcatgtcttaaagtaatggtgaACTGTcacttctctttgcttatttgaactattcttgccataatatggatttttttttttttaccaaatagggctatcttctgtatacccccctaccttgtcacaacacaactgatttcctcaaacgtattaaggaaagaaattccacaaattaactttagaaggcacacctgttaaattgAAATGCAGTCCAGGTGACTtccttgaagctggttgagagaatgcaaagctgtcatcaaggcaaagggtagccaTTTTGAAGTATCGCAAATATAGAAcatattttgattcgtttaaccctttgttggttactacagtacatgattccaaatgtgttttcatagttttgatgtcttcacttttattctacaatgtagaaaatagtacaaataaagaaaaacccttgaataaagTCTTCACCGGTAGTGTATATTGAGCAGGGAAGGGGGCTAAGGAGAAACAAATAGGACAGAGGGCGCTACCACATGGAGAAAGGAATAGAGCTGGAACAAAGGGGGAAATGAATATTGTTACCAATGAGAACCCCTAGATTGGCCCATGTTGAAtgaaacacacggtaatgggggggcaggaaaaggggctgagctggacccaaggaaagaaacaagcatccaaaacaccccaaagctagactagcctattttaacaacagctaactaactaaccaaaaatacagtgggtggtccgcccagttctaactggtgtatttaacaaagtttacctacaggtagtgtatgcccatgggcgacttgtcttggttcccccttttcccaccagcaaacaaacaccataaccaaaaacaatactcacaggtgaggacaaagtgatatggaggtgctcaaacaaaagatagCTCACTACATaaagagcgatagagagacaTAGTAGGAGAGGGTGAAACACAGCACAATCTACAGACAGATGTCATTGACAGAGAGATtaagctctagagcaaacaactgacatggtttttaaaccaagggaaaggaacggtgattgggtaggaaacaggaggaggtgtgtcttctgattgatgattgattggtgactgattggggagtgatgattttcacctgtaaggggagaaggagagaaaataaatacacacacacacaggatatttGTATCCGTAACAGCTGTAATAAGATATTGTGTAAAACAATGAATGTGAAGAATTTATCTGCTCTTTATTATGTGTTAGCCAGCCAGTTAGTTTCGGCTATTATAGAGAGCAAAGGCACAACTCCAGAGAGAAATAAGTGGCGCAGCAGTGTCACATTTGGTAGCCTGCCTAAATCAATTGCAAAGCTTTTTAATCGCCTAGCCAACTTTGCTTGATAGGCATTCACCATTACGCCACTAGGTGGCACCAAAGGATCTCTCCCAGGACTGATCTATTTGAATGGCGGGCGCAGGCCCCTACCTGGGAGAACGCAACACTGACCAACTACATCATGTCCATGCATCATGCTTACAGTTTGGGAaattgagttttgtgtctagacaATTCCTAGTCGGAATCGGACGAAAAAGCTTACAGAATCATAAACTGACTATATTCTACCAACAGCCACGCTGTAATCGTTTGCAACATTTATTCTGCTAGCAAGCCAGGCATCACTTACTTTAACTTTTTATATAGGGTTCTAAAGTGATGCGGCTACAAGAGTGTTCTCGCATCGTTGGCGACCCGTCGTTCAAGGCAGGTGGgggttttgagccccacatttttagcacATTTCCTGAGCCCCACAtttcctgttttgcatgttattttggcattaatgcgtgtcacatatcagtttgcaaacaatgtaaaagaaatatatatataattgagttacttaagctgcatacaaacatggtctctttttttgttttcttgactaaggcagctccaaaatgcaggtgtttcagtctagtctcagtgctttctgtggtggtgtggCAAGCCagttgaaaatatggagtgttgcgccgtgattggctcagtgttctgtcactcatggggacacgaTGTCACCGCCaagggtagagctagaaaattcaagccccttgggtgctgccatagagttacattagaagtgtccatccaataaggctcaaggtcattggccacagataaaatgacatcaaattacatatctacagtagctttgattggactgatcatgttaacatcatactttcaaaatcttagctagcagtcatcatcatgaagtcaagtcaacaatctactggcaaatcatttttaatccttgtcatatgaagataaataaggaaaataaattatagataaaacgtatcggtgctcatcggccattggacataaacatcacacaacaagttggaaatctcaaattcaacaatgaggtttggaaggaatcagtggctaacagcaagcattgcaaagcaattagcctgctattcagtggagaggctgtgtggtcccaaatctaagattaagggtctcttttcttagttaaaaatgataaacattggctatgctgtcaatgaagcattaTTTCTACTGCGTGCAAAACAACAACtcagaactgcaaaatctgactttagtgagttcaagacaactgggaactcaggatAAACGAGCTACAACTAGGAAAACACGTTTTGAACgttcatccaactcagaattgtaaATTCAGAACTCGGGCCTTTTTCttgagctacgacctgaagatcactgacatcatcatgATTCAGCCTTGATTTTTCTctcgagtttccagttgtcttgaaagcgccATAAGTCCAGAGAACGCCAGACTTTGTTGACAAACTTTGCCCATAAAGACCACCTTCCTATTCATGTGAGTACAGCACAAGGTGAATCCAAAAATGTCTGCTGCtgcatactgtagctaagaaagtaatactaagtgaaTGTTGTGTAATAAGCTGTTAGTAACCCATGTGCCTCAACATAATAATTTGGTCTagtttcacctcttaatttcacctactgttctgacttggtggtgcacatgtagcctataacctgtttttgagaaaggTAATCATCAAattttgtaagagctttcatcgTCAGcgtatatgccccctttatttatattatggttctgacttggtgtacagggagaacactaagaacggcccatgttctgaattcggTTGCTTatgcatttcaaaagtgctgaacaaatagtttattgactacgtccgtcctagcttgctcattaatgtcttaatcaaaattacggattgtCGCTTACCTgcttgttgtccccttatgccagtttgtacatctcaattgtcagcataaaccacatttgtttaagcaagtcaaccatatcagctatgtattttttaaaggcagtaaatgaggcagaatgaactgtttcgctgccagacaaggctccgctgatagccaggtgtagcagtggtaaggtgttgggacaacTTTATgtcggccctaacagtttgtgggtacCGTTTGTCACTgctatagtgcaattaatgtattgtttagtgttgtggctttgctggcattcaTCCCACTTTTTTTGGGTCCCACCAAGATTGACaggctaaaatcaccactgcatCGACTAATTGATATGACATGTCAATCTTAGTGGGACAAAAAAAATGGTGAtgaatgccagcaaagccacaacactaaacaatacattaatttctTAATGCTTACCTCATACCAATGTTTGTCCTGTGTAATGGCAAGCTTTATTTTGTGTGCTGAAATCCGTCGTTTTGATAAAActtcaacggcatcatgaactcaCCCAGTAACAGGTCATTTTAGCCTCtaccaggaggctgaaacttggccacaagtggatcttccagcaaaacaataaccccaagcacacatcaaaatccacaaataagcagatcagctttaatattgcagatagaaccCACAATCTATCCATAGAAATCACATTATATTACCAGCGAACTGTCATAATCCATCAAAGTTCCACGATGGGGCCAAAATGGAAGTAatcttggtcagggagaaatccaaaaccAGTCTAAATAGAATGAATGGCGGTAGAGCAGGGTTTCCCCAAACTCTGTCCtctggaccccaaggggtgcaggttttggtttttgcccttgcacaacacagctgattcaaatagtcaactaatcatcaagctttgatcatttgaatcagctgtgaagtgttaaggcaaaaacaaaaatgtgccccCCTTAGGGTCCAGAGGACCAAGTTTAGGAACCGCTGCAGTAGAGGCATAGGTGATGCATTTCCTGCTTTtacttatgcaggaaaataaaaggCATGTGATGTATAAGATGTGTATTTAACAGAATTAAGgtcaacctaaaatattgtcatGATTACAAATACAGTTTATATGGCTTTTATACACATTTTCTGTATAAATAGCCAACAAAATTATGAAAACAGACCATAGATGTATCAGATTCCGTTTTCTCGGAAAGCTATAATACAATATTAGTACTTGTTAAAGTACAACTTGTCTAAGTActatcatcaactgatttcagccagtgtatggctgtggattgactgaATAGTTTGAATATAATTttggcatattggcagttaaataaattaatagaatcattcctctaaaactgtctggctaACACATAATACAAAGCAGATAAATTCTTCACATACATTGTTTTACACAATATattatcacagcactggcaaaccatggttgaccaactccctgaccaacatGGCTGACCTTTGGACCACCATAAGATTCATTCCATTCTAATTCCATCAATTTAATTGACTGCATAATTTCTAATCACCTTTGCCCcccccaatgtgttctccaactcataaaacattttagaaaaatgttCAGTGTCGTTATCCTCACAAGGTGAGGCATTGAAAAGGAATTGAAAACAGGGGCGTTAATCATTTTGACCACTAcctttgagaaaaaaaaagatgACTTGTTATACAAAATGTCTTTACccgagcaattgtattagtataaaatataaTTTTGCAACAAGAAAATGTGCACGCTATAGCTAAGaatttaaatgatttattttaaACAGTcgttattgctcatctttatcaaaagGTGTCAATTTCAGACCCCAGTGTAGTTTTAATTTCTCCTGAGCCTCGATTATACTAGCTGTTCGCCCTACGCTTACAGTATATAGGCTATGCTTATAAACCATTTAAATCATATTCCCCACCTTCCAATAACAAGAAGAATAATcctttattacatttttatttaggtACCCAAAAAAGAAATGCAGGCCCAGTACGGTCACAGACAGGAAACCCTTTCAACACCTGGCAGAGTGATTTATCTTAGAATAAGAACAATAATGCTACCTTCaacaaagacaagacaagacattAATGCTATAAAAACTTCAAGCTAATGCTCATCGAGGCCAGTGTTGGAGGTAACGCGTTACAGTAATATATTACTTTTGTGAGTAACGGAGTAATATAACGAGTTATCTTCAAATATTGTAATAGTTGCTTTTTTCAAGTAACGAGTCCTTTACTTTCATCATCATTATATCTCTCAGCGTgttatacattgagtgtacaaaacatgttCTTCCCATGAAataggctgaccaggtgaatgctatgatcccttactgatgtcacctgttaaatccacttcaaatcagtgtagatgaaggagaggagacaggttaaagaaggattttaaagcctcgagacaattgaggcatggattgtgtatgtgtaccattcagagggtgaatgggcaagacaaaagattgaagtgcctttgaaagcCATTTTGCATGgtcatctcagtctccggacttgaaaacctgcggtatggcagtaggtgccaggtttggcaatgccaccagcaatactgctcgttctgtgcatgatttcctgcaagacaggaatgccagtgttctgccatggccagcgaagagcctggatctcaatcccattgagcacgtctgggacccccccggaaatgtccgggaacttgcaggtgctttggtggaagagtgtggtaacatctcacagcaagaactcgcaaatctggtgcagtccatgaggacatGCACTGCCGTACTTAATGCAGCTAATAGCCACACCAGAtagtgactgttacttttgatttggaccccctttgttcagggacacattattccatttctgttagtcacatgtctgtggaaattgttccgtttatgtctcagtttttgaatcttatgttcatacaaatatttacacatgttaatttgctgaaaataaacacagatatatatatatatatattagataagATAGATAGATGGCAGCTGTGTTGTTACCCTACTTATCCTTTTCCTTGTGGAAATACTCCCATTACTTTTACTTAATCGAAGAGAAAGAGGACAACGTTTTAGTCAGATGCAAACTCTGCACAGGCAGCAAGCATTGATCTCTTCATCCAGAAACACCACATCAAATCTGAAATAGCATCTGGAGGTCATGCAGAAAGGCACAAAAGCTGGAAGCCTAAGTTCCAGAAATGCGTGAAAGAGGAGAAATCTATAGGCATTATGATAATAAACAAAAGATGCACATGCCTAAACAATATTTCCAAGTGTTCTTACAAAATGTCCATGTAAACAATCAAAATGTCTGATAAATCCAATGTTTGATCACAACAAACATTCTATTTTAATATACAAAGGAATAGGCCTATTGGCCATAAACATTTAGGCAGCTTTACGAAACGAAATGTACATTAAAGCCACTAAATAAAGGCTGTCAAGTGACAACAAGGATGACTTCAAATAACCGGCGCATTAACCTGCTGAACGTGAATGCAAACCTTGTCATATGAACCCTACACAAAATGCACTGTAATAAAGTCATACCTCCTCTGTCCTCGACTTTTCCTGAATGTCTATTTAACACACTGACTGACGTTAGAATTTTCGATATAACAATCAAGAGTGTGTTCTAAGCACTTTTAGGAGGACATGTATTTCTTTTTTCCCACGCTGCCTTTCCGTCACCCGACAGTTGACTAACGGCCAAtcgaaactacacctaaactatattgaaaataatttcacacatataataataataataataataataacaaacaaCAGATGCAGTCTAAAGATCAGATTAAATTCACAAATCCGATGGGTATCAGACTATCAATTGTAATTGTGAATGAAGGATTCAGCACCTTGGATAGCGCCTTAGGGGTGGCTTTGCTCATCTGATACAGGTAGGCCTATAGTGGagctccatggtgctgaatgacCAGCGGAGAAGAAAAACAACAATTGCAACAAGTGATATGTAATATACTACTTTCCATGCAACCATACTGTAACTTGACAAGATTAATTTTCTTAAACCTAACAATAGATTACTTTTCTAAGTAATGAATCCCAACACTGATCACGCCACACAAATCCCCAACATTACAATGACGTGTAATGTAGGGGAGTGTAATGTAGGGGACTTGTGTGGCTATATAAACACGACTTGTTTTTTTGGTGTACCCTCAAAAGTGCTTTACGGTTGAAAGCCATGCCACATGCTTGACATTTGAACGGCTTCTCTCCAGTATGTATGAGCATATGTCGTTTTCTATCTTTGCTGACATAAAAGCGTTTATCGCACACTGTGCACGGATACGGCCGCTCCCCTGTGTGCCTCCGCAGATGCTCCTGCAGCTCACTCTTCTGCCTACAACCTTTGCCACATTCTGGACACTTGAATGGCCGTTCTCCAGTGTGTGTCCGGGTGTGAATCCTCAATTCAGCCGTAGATttgaaaccctttccacagaggtcACAGAGGAACGGTCTCTCGCCAGTGTGCATTAACATATGCCTTCTTAACCATACCAACTGAAAAAACTTCTTCCCACAGTCTGGGCAGATGAAAGCAGCATCTGTGTGATGCAACATGTGTTGTTTCAATAGCTCTTTTCTCTGGAACCTTTTCCCACAAGTGGAGCAAGCGTGGGGTTTTCCCTCGACATGACTCTTAGAGTGTGATTGCAGTAGTTTTTCACTCCGGAAACCCTTTCCACACTCAGCGCAGAGgaatggtttctcccctgtgtgaattCGCTCGTGAATAGTCAGGGTATACTGTGTTCGGAATAATCGCTGGCACACTGAGCACTGGTAAGGAGTGGACTCATTTCTCTGATGTAAGCGCAGCTCAGTTAACGAAACAAAAGTCTTCTGACAAGAAGGACAGGGGAACGGTCCCGTAAATTGATGAGTACGACTGTAGTGGCTCTTCAGGTCCATGCCCTGAGAAAAGATCTCGTCACAAAAGGTGCACTTCAAGATGTCAGGGCACTTGTTGAGACTTTCCTTTTGGTGTGAAGCAATGTGCCTTACCATTGTAGCTTCAAATTTAAAAGtcttctggcacagaggacatGCTTTAGGAATTGTCTTTTTATTAGAGGACTGTGCTGTAGTGGTGGGGGCTTGAGAGATTGGTGGTTCCTGGGTTGCTGTACTGGAAGGCTGAGGAATGTCATTTTTATTTTCCCTTGGAGCCAGTGACCATGCTGGCTTAGTCGCATGTTTGTAAACTCTCTCTAACCGACAACCTCTTTTGCTCTGCTGGTGTCTCTTCCTTTGACTGTGGGATACAAAAGCCATCGAAGCACTGGGACACTTAAAGCGGCTTTTGTCTGGGGCGTGATGGCGAAGAAAGTGGCTTTTCAAACTAGACGTTTGTGAAAACGTTGCATGGCATACAGGGCACGTTTTGGAATAATTTGCGTTTGAGGAAAGTTCTGGAATGATGCGAGCAGGAGGGCTTTTTGGTCTCAGCTCCTTCCTTTTTTTGACGGACTCACTTGTAGGACAACCTCTTTTGTTACTCTGGTGTTTCTTCAAATCACGGAGGAAGGCAAAACCCTTCAGACAAAGAGGACACTTAAAACATCTTTTGCCTTTGTGAAATATAATAAGATGACTTCTCAACATATATTGAAACTCAAAAGTCTTATGGCATAGGTGGCACGTTTTAGGATCACTACTTGCATTACTGGACTGTCCCGATATCCTGTCATTCTTTCCATGCTGGCGCTCATTGACCTCCTGTCGTTTCGTCATCTCCTCACACTCATTCTGCTGATGTTTTTGGAAGTCGTCCTGGTGGTCAAAGCCTTCCCCACACTGGGTGCACTGGTGAGGGCTCTGCTCGGTGTGAGTTCGCATGTGTGTTGTCAAATCCTTCGCTtcaacaaaactcttcccacataaGGAGCAAATTTTGGCACGCTTGCTTCTTTTAGGAGACTGCTCTGTGTTATGGGAAACAGGACCTGGAGCACCGACTGGTGTTGGAAGAGAGAAGTACCATTGTTAGAAGGTTACAGATGTCACTCTCACCTCTAACTTGAGccttggatatatatatattttttaaatgatgtttTACTCACCTGTCATGAGACTGTTGTCATCAAGTTGGGTCAGCAGCACTACGGGCTGAAGTTCTAAATCAGACACGTCTTCAACCACCTGTTGTTTCCTTCCAATATTCATTCTGCCGTCACATTCATCCCCATTTCTCTCTTCTGTTTGCTCTCCGGGGAGTGCCTTGACTTTAACTTTTCTAGAAGCCCCTTTCCCGTGTAGATGCTCCAACTCCACAGAAGGCCCTTCATCCTGATCCGAAGATACAACTTCGCCATCTGAAACCTTGCCAGTTCCCTTGGAATCAGGCATATCAGGCATGTTGGCGAGAAATGTGTGCAGTTCAGAAAAGAATGGACAGGTCGCTCGGCCACTACTGCTTGGGTTCCTCAGTGCTTGTCTGTAGCTGTGCTTCATGTGCTTCATCTTTGATTGGCACTGCTTCCACGTCCTTTTGATGCCAATGACCTTTAGCCGCTCGGAAACTTCACTGTACGCATGTTTTTTCCGGTAACTTTGCTCCATCATCTGAAGAACCTGTTTGTTTGACCACACGGAGATCAGTGCTTTCGTCCCCTCCAGGGTCCAGGTCCGTGTGTCATTGTCTGCCGAGGTTGTCGAAGACACGTCTTCAACCATCTGTTTGCGACAATGTTTTTTGGAGGGGCTTTTCATCTTGCTGTCACTTTGAGGGATGCAACATTTTTCATCCTCTTTTTTCTCGTTGGCTTGCTCTCCGGGGAGTGTCTTGCATTTCACTTTCCTGGAAACCATTTTCTCCCGTTGAGGCGCCAACTCGACAGTCAAAGAAGGCCCTTTATCCCGATCCAAAGACATAACTCCTCCATCTGAAACCTTGCCAGTTTCCTTGGAATCCGGTAAATCAGGCACCGCGGCAAGAAAATTGTGCAGTTTAGAAAAGAACGGACACGGTCGGCTACttgggttcctcagtgtttctctgTAGCGCCACTTCAAGGCTTTTATCTTATTGTGGCACTGCTTGGTTGTCTTTTTGATACCAAGCTCCTTTAGACACTCTGAAATTTCactgtaaacatgtttttttctataGCTTTGCTCCATCTTATGAAGAATCTGTTCATCCGACCATATAGAGATAAGTGACTTTGTCTCCTCGGGTGTCCAGCAGGTCCATCCAACGTCATCTGCGGTCATCGATGATGTTGAGGACATGTCTTCTCCGTCTACAATCTCTACCTTTAAAACATCATAAGCCAAGTCATGTCGCAGTCTCTCCTCATAGTCGTTCTCTCCCCATTCCTCTGTTCTTCCATCCACCATTTCCACTGCCTTCTTAACCGTGTCCAAACTCATCCCTAGCTCCTTCTCTACATTATCGTGCTCTATCAAAGTGTCCCTTTCCTTTCTGGATGCACACGTGGATAAAGACTGGCTATGCGAGCGTGCTTCATCAATGTCCATTTCTATCCTCTCTGAGAGCGAgtgagacagtgaagagaggatACGATCGTCGGCACCAGATGACGGAGCTGAAACATTGGGAAAAAAGATAAATATTTAGTCTGCCTGtgattgctacatacatttttggatttGAATGATATATGCTGTGATGATATAtggttcttgaagaatataacttacaaatgcctcatgagcttagttcaactgtcatagccCATCAAAATGAAAATGTAGGTTTGTTTTACTCAATTTTATAGCCTCAAatcatggttaaaactataattttggtaTGGACGGCCAGTTCTTGTATCCATAGCTTTGTCTATGAGTATGAGAGCGGTTACATTTTTCCAACTCCATCCCTCAGTTGTTTACCAAATCAATATCTTGAAAATAGAAACAAAGCATAAATTCCCCCCAGAACCCTCGCTGCTTACGCCCACGATTCCTTTCACAACAAATGGGAGCGTCTCTACAACAGTTACACGTCCAGTGTTGCAGCCCGTTAGTCTCGTTACATATAAAAACGTCATGAAAAACTTATTTGCCACTGTATGAAAACAGAGCTGGGAAAAAGCCTACCATTAGTGAACAAATGGCCATGGCATCTGTTGTGCTGGAGAAGAGTCTTCAAAGGCTGAGGTTGAGTCACAGAATGTGCACACTCCTTCAGCACAGAGGGGGCAGGTCTGAGCCATGATACAGTCTGTGAAGGGGAGGTGGTTTAAAATGAGCAACAAACTAAAATTGACCAAATTACAAAAGTAAGGTATGGTAGACTCCGCAATATAACAACTCAAAATCGGCCAAGGTTGCCACGATTGGCTCTTCCCAAATTGCATCTACCTGTTGAAAGGTTGGCGTTGGAAGCAACTTCTCCAGCCTGATGAGGAACTCCCACATCAGAGTCTGCAGTGCTGCATCATAACTGGACCCAAATTCTTCTGGAAAAACATCCTAGAAGAAACATTAAAGTGCATCTGAGTGGTGTATAACAGATTAAACGAATGCCTTAATTGAGTGTGAGGCATCCTATTGACATCATTAATGGCTATACAAGTCTACTCAATATTAGCTAATGCAGGTTGGGGTTCAACATTACTGACTAAGCCAGTAACGAGGACTTCGATGGAATAAGACGTGGAACAGATTGTGCACACACTGCT of the Oncorhynchus tshawytscha isolate Ot180627B linkage group LG31, Otsh_v2.0, whole genome shotgun sequence genome contains:
- the LOC112229839 gene encoding uncharacterized protein LOC112229839 translates to MSLADDVGWTWSADETKALISVWSDEQILLKMEQTYRNKHVYSEISERLKDIGVKRTWKQCQNKIKALKWRYRETLRNPSSSRPCPFFSELHEFLAAMPDMPESKETDEEEDNGLPLPLSSLRLLVPPLRLVSAALWQVVQRRDTMDYGLVEEFATTVLEMIPDLMSYREKVQLIMGLRAQLVLELCRSDCSADPETIQPHLSRMRTCIITHREKEIDTEVEASESNFLELVQTLLDDPIEREHFFQDVFPEEFGSSYDAALQTLMWEFLIRLEKLLPTPTFQQTVSWLRPAPSVLKECAHSVTQPQPLKTLLQHNRCHGHLFTNAPSSGADDRILSSLSHSLSERIEMDIDEARSHSQSLSTCASRKERDTLIEHDNVEKELGMSLDTVKKAVEMVDGRTEEWGENDYEERLRHDLAYDVLKVEIVDGEDMSSTSSMTADDVGWTCWTPEETKSLISIWSDEQILHKMEQSYRKKHVYSEISECLKELGIKKTTKQCHNKIKALKWRYRETLRNPSSRPCPFFSKLHNFLAAVPDLPDSKETGKVSDGGVMSLDRDKGPSLTVELAPQREKMVSRKVKCKTLPGEQANEKKEDEKCCIPQSDSKMKSPSKKHCRKQMVEDVSSTTSADNDTRTWTLEGTKALISVWSNKQVLQMMEQSYRKKHAYSEVSERLKVIGIKRTWKQCQSKMKHMKHSYRQALRNPSSSGRATCPFFSELHTFLANMPDMPDSKGTGKVSDGEVVSSDQDEGPSVELEHLHGKGASRKVKVKALPGEQTEERNGDECDGRMNIGRKQQVVEDVSDLELQPVVLLTQLDDNSLMTVGAPGPVSHNTEQSPKRSKRAKICSLCGKSFVEAKDLTTHMRTHTEQSPHQCTQCGEGFDHQDDFQKHQQNECEEMTKRQEVNERQHGKNDRISGQSSNASSDPKTCHLCHKTFEFQYMLRSHLIIFHKGKRCFKCPLCLKGFAFLRDLKKHQSNKRGCPTSESVKKRKELRPKSPPARIIPELSSNANYSKTCPVCHATFSQTSSLKSHFLRHHAPDKSRFKCPSASMAFVSHSQRKRHQQSKRGCRLERVYKHATKPAWSLAPRENKNDIPQPSSTATQEPPISQAPTTTAQSSNKKTIPKACPLCQKTFKFEATMVRHIASHQKESLNKCPDILKCTFCDEIFSQGMDLKSHYSRTHQFTGPFPCPSCQKTFVSLTELRLHQRNESTPYQCSVCQRLFRTQYTLTIHERIHTGEKPFLCAECGKGFRSEKLLQSHSKSHVEGKPHACSTCGKRFQRKELLKQHMLHHTDAAFICPDCGKKFFQLVWLRRHMLMHTGERPFLCDLCGKGFKSTAELRIHTRTHTGERPFKCPECGKGCRQKSELQEHLRRHTGERPYPCTVCDKRFYVSKDRKRHMLIHTGEKPFKCQACGMAFNRKALLRVHQKNKSCLYSHTSPLHYTPLHYTSL